In Aerococcus loyolae, a genomic segment contains:
- a CDS encoding D-alanine--D-alanine ligase, giving the protein MKIVLLYGGQSAEHDISIMTAQSIIKHINYQKHTLLPVYITQDNQWIKGTAIDQAPEADLPLRFNPALDANDPEHGDLVSPCQVFNGEEVIAFPALHGPHGEDGKIQGLFESLNVPYVGAGVLASAAGMDKIISKQLFQQAQIPQVPFTSLTHFEWDQERAKSLTRIEGELVYPIFVKPANLGSSVGISCANDREELIQAIELAFNYDRRVIVEQGVEAREVEVAVLGNDAIETSVAGEVVKSKSFYNYEEKYINNTVELAIPADLPGEIMDKIRAYAAKAYAAIDSSGLTRVDFFVTHNMDIYINEVNTMPGFTQWSMYPSLWEATGIPYDQLLERLIQLALERFETYKGLKNEQ; this is encoded by the coding sequence ATGAAGATTGTCTTACTATACGGAGGACAAAGTGCTGAGCATGATATTTCTATTATGACGGCGCAATCAATTATCAAGCATATTAATTATCAAAAGCACACCTTGTTGCCTGTCTATATCACTCAGGACAACCAATGGATTAAGGGGACGGCGATTGACCAAGCGCCGGAAGCGGACCTTCCGCTCCGTTTTAATCCTGCATTGGACGCTAATGACCCTGAACACGGCGACTTAGTCAGTCCTTGTCAGGTCTTTAATGGGGAAGAAGTCATCGCCTTCCCAGCCTTACATGGTCCCCACGGAGAAGATGGTAAGATTCAAGGCTTATTTGAAAGTTTGAATGTACCTTATGTGGGCGCGGGTGTTCTAGCTAGTGCAGCGGGCATGGATAAAATTATTTCCAAGCAGCTCTTCCAACAAGCCCAAATTCCCCAAGTGCCTTTTACCTCATTGACACATTTTGAATGGGACCAAGAACGGGCCAAAAGCCTCACCCGGATTGAGGGGGAATTGGTTTATCCGATCTTTGTTAAACCGGCTAACCTAGGGTCTAGTGTGGGGATCTCCTGCGCTAACGACCGGGAAGAATTAATCCAAGCCATTGAGCTGGCCTTTAACTATGACCGCCGGGTAATTGTGGAACAAGGGGTGGAAGCTCGTGAGGTCGAAGTGGCCGTGCTCGGTAATGATGCTATTGAAACGTCAGTGGCTGGGGAAGTGGTCAAGTCGAAGAGTTTCTATAACTATGAAGAAAAATACATCAATAATACCGTCGAATTAGCCATCCCTGCCGACCTACCTGGTGAGATTATGGATAAGATCCGCGCTTATGCTGCTAAGGCCTATGCTGCTATCGATTCTAGTGGCTTAACCCGGGTGGACTTCTTTGTCACCCATAATATGGATATTTACATCAATGAAGTCAACACCATGCCTGGTTTCACCCAATGGTCCATGTATCCATCCTTATGGGAAGCGACTGGTATTCCTTATGACCAATTGCTGGAAAGATTAATCCAATTAGCCTTAGAACGTTTTGAAACTTATAAAGGATTGAAAAATGAGCAGTGA
- a CDS encoding SMI1/KNR4 family protein, with translation MKGAHNIHLLALPFQKHYYTYLSQTPIKGAIMVHDLPIAYHNLVNQVNGGYSSKGYFKSPKPSPDALDAVYIPYIAGLYPRPVNRPYLVPNLLDQATFQFSKELDDHEIIFYEDQAAVAYLAFPKDLRESRSEPKVYYQNFATGQKLLLAEDFQTFLSLGQRRHFPLPAPPIDSYHRANAAFLHVNGSADLDRLLQRYQRHPNQTWFLKWVTYFSQHPEESYRDLAWAYLKDLENK, from the coding sequence ATGAAAGGCGCTCATAATATTCACTTGCTCGCCCTCCCCTTCCAAAAACATTACTATACTTATCTCTCACAAACACCCATCAAAGGAGCGATCATGGTCCATGACCTCCCTATTGCCTACCACAACTTAGTCAACCAGGTTAATGGTGGCTATAGCTCTAAAGGCTATTTCAAAAGCCCTAAACCCAGTCCTGATGCCCTGGATGCCGTCTATATTCCCTATATCGCCGGGCTTTATCCCAGACCTGTCAACCGCCCCTACCTGGTACCCAATCTCTTGGACCAAGCGACCTTCCAATTTTCAAAGGAATTAGACGACCATGAGATTATCTTCTATGAAGATCAAGCCGCAGTGGCCTACCTGGCCTTTCCCAAAGACTTAAGGGAAAGCCGGAGTGAGCCTAAAGTTTACTATCAGAATTTTGCCACAGGACAAAAACTCCTACTGGCTGAAGACTTTCAAACTTTTCTTAGTCTGGGACAAAGACGGCACTTTCCCCTACCCGCGCCCCCGATCGATAGCTACCACCGGGCTAATGCCGCCTTTCTCCATGTCAATGGTTCGGCTGATTTAGACAGACTCCTTCAACGCTACCAACGCCATCCTAACCAGACCTGGTTTTTAAAATGGGTCACCTACTTTAGTCAGCACCCAGAGGAAAGCTACCGTGACCTGGCCTGGGCCTACCTCAAAGACTTGGAAAATAAATAA
- a CDS encoding class A sortase: protein MKKINWSRILGILLILVGIGFIIYQYVPAVQVYINQKTYALSNVDRDQVLKNQEDNSGNYDPNQVTMVTPEMVRAARKRIREGSDELNVIGALAMPKQNISISVMNGLSESVLLSGAGTFYPNQEMGVNNYPLASHNMDAIAPGLLLSPMVENTSLGDKIYLTDMKNIYEYETFYAQQTDPSRVDMVTLESKEPIVTLVTCEESTSAAMRYIVQGKLVKQWPFEKAPKEVIEYFS, encoded by the coding sequence ATGAAAAAGATTAACTGGAGCCGCATATTGGGAATTCTCCTGATTCTTGTAGGAATCGGTTTTATCATTTACCAATACGTTCCCGCTGTGCAAGTGTATATTAACCAAAAAACTTATGCCCTAAGCAATGTCGACCGTGACCAAGTTCTCAAGAACCAGGAAGATAACTCAGGAAACTACGACCCTAACCAAGTGACTATGGTAACCCCTGAGATGGTCCGGGCTGCTCGGAAACGGATCCGCGAAGGCAGTGACGAACTCAATGTGATCGGCGCCTTGGCTATGCCCAAACAAAATATTTCGATTTCGGTGATGAATGGCTTAAGTGAGAGTGTTCTTTTAAGTGGAGCAGGGACCTTTTACCCCAACCAAGAGATGGGGGTCAATAACTATCCCTTGGCCAGCCATAATATGGATGCCATTGCGCCAGGCTTGTTGTTATCTCCCATGGTGGAAAATACTTCTTTAGGGGATAAAATTTACTTGACTGATATGAAGAACATTTATGAGTATGAAACCTTCTATGCCCAACAAACCGATCCTAGCCGGGTAGACATGGTCACGCTTGAATCCAAGGAGCCGATAGTGACCTTGGTGACTTGTGAAGAATCCACTTCCGCTGCCATGCGTTATATCGTCCAAGGCAAGCTGGTTAAACAATGGCCTTTTGAAAAGGCACCTAAAGAAGTGATTGAATACTTTAGTTAA
- a CDS encoding type B 50S ribosomal protein L31, which translates to MKQNIHPDYHPVVFMDTSTGFKFLSGSTKTSDETVEWEDGNTYPLIRVEISSDSHPFYTGRQKFTQADGRVDRFNKKYGFADANAKKD; encoded by the coding sequence ATGAAACAAAATATCCATCCAGATTACCATCCAGTCGTTTTTATGGACACAAGTACAGGTTTTAAATTCCTATCTGGTTCCACAAAAACTTCTGATGAAACCGTTGAATGGGAAGACGGTAACACCTATCCATTGATTCGTGTGGAAATTTCTTCCGACTCCCACCCATTCTATACCGGACGTCAAAAATTCACCCAAGCCGATGGACGTGTGGACCGTTTCAACAAGAAATACGGTTTTGCCGACGCCAACGCCAAGAAAGACTAA
- the rho gene encoding transcription termination factor Rho, which produces MTKKKAKFEKDELLTWEDLEGLTLKQIYDYAKEYKIPYYSQMNKKELILAVIRAQEKSQGYFSVEGILDITGNEFGFLRPINYSPSQEDIYISNSQMRRFGLRNGDLVSGTARPPKNNERYLGLMHVYGVNGKDPEEAKQRSHFPALTPIYPDQALRLESAPNRLSTRMIDLIAPVGFGQRGLIAAPPKAGKTVLLKEIANGISENYPEAELIILLIDERPEEVTDLERSVQGEVVSSTFDQKPDNHVRVAELVLERARRLVEDKRDVIVLMDSITRLARAYNLIEPPSGRTLSGGLDPAALYGPKRFFGSARNIEDGGSLTILATALTDTGSRMDDMIYEEFKGTGNMELHLSRQLAERRIFPAIDIKKSGTRKEELLLSDQALEALWQLRQGMQGNSQEYTESFIHELSQTKTNQQFIERLASFGQALKEK; this is translated from the coding sequence ATGACTAAGAAGAAAGCAAAATTTGAAAAAGATGAGCTCTTAACCTGGGAAGATCTGGAAGGCCTCACCCTCAAGCAAATCTATGACTACGCCAAGGAATATAAGATTCCTTACTACAGTCAAATGAATAAAAAGGAACTGATTCTAGCCGTTATCCGGGCCCAAGAAAAGAGCCAAGGCTATTTTTCAGTGGAGGGCATCCTGGATATTACCGGTAATGAATTTGGTTTCTTGCGCCCGATTAACTATTCCCCCAGTCAAGAAGATATTTATATCTCTAATTCCCAGATGCGCCGCTTTGGCTTACGGAATGGGGACCTAGTCTCAGGGACTGCCCGGCCACCCAAGAATAATGAACGTTATTTGGGCTTGATGCATGTCTATGGGGTCAACGGCAAGGATCCTGAAGAAGCCAAACAGCGTTCGCACTTCCCAGCTTTAACGCCTATCTACCCTGACCAGGCCTTGCGCTTAGAATCGGCACCTAACCGCCTATCGACTCGGATGATTGACCTCATCGCTCCGGTCGGTTTTGGCCAACGGGGCTTAATTGCGGCCCCTCCCAAGGCTGGTAAGACCGTCCTATTAAAAGAAATAGCCAATGGTATCAGTGAAAACTACCCGGAGGCAGAATTGATTATTCTCTTAATTGATGAACGCCCCGAGGAAGTGACTGACCTCGAGCGCAGTGTTCAAGGGGAAGTGGTCAGCTCGACCTTCGACCAAAAACCCGACAACCATGTCCGAGTAGCTGAATTGGTCTTAGAACGGGCCCGACGTTTGGTCGAAGATAAGCGGGATGTCATTGTCTTGATGGATTCCATCACCCGTTTAGCCCGGGCCTATAACTTGATTGAACCGCCTTCTGGTCGGACCTTATCCGGAGGATTGGATCCGGCTGCCTTATATGGTCCCAAGCGCTTCTTTGGTTCCGCCAGAAATATTGAAGATGGCGGATCACTGACCATCCTAGCTACCGCCTTAACCGATACTGGGTCGCGGATGGATGATATGATTTATGAAGAATTCAAGGGCACCGGCAATATGGAATTACACCTGTCCCGGCAACTGGCCGAGCGCCGGATTTTCCCCGCCATTGATATTAAGAAGTCAGGCACCCGCAAAGAAGAACTGCTCTTAAGTGACCAAGCCCTAGAAGCCCTCTGGCAACTCCGCCAAGGCATGCAGGGGAATAGCCAAGAGTATACCGAGAGCTTCATTCATGAGTTATCGCAAACCAAGACTAACCAACAATTTATCGAACGCTTGGCTTCTTTTGGTCAAGCTTTGAAAGAAAAATAA
- a CDS encoding UDP-N-acetylglucosamine 1-carboxyvinyltransferase: MKKFIIEGGRPLSGEVLVSGAKNSTVALIPAAILADSPVVLEAVPTIDDVDSLISILRDFNVSADFQEHVLRIDPSQMENIPMPEGKIQSLRASYYFMGALLAKYGEGTVGLPGGCSLGPRPIDLHIKGFEALGAKIESENGAIHFSTPNGLTGADIYLDVVSVGATINIMLAAVKAKGQTVIDNAAREPEIIDVATLLNKMGANIKGVGTSTIRIEGVDHLHGVSHAIIPDRIEAGTYLTAAALVGQGVYVKNVIFEHIEGLVAKMGEMGVKMDVYEDKIYVHPQADDLEMVNIKTAAYPGFATDLQQPITPLLITAHGSGVIEDTIYPKRVNHVPELQRMGADIHVVDDTIHIKGPKSLTGTKVTASDLRAGACLINAGLAASGRTDLYGAEHILRGYDNICEKLQKLGAKIDLVDIDD; encoded by the coding sequence ATGAAAAAATTTATTATCGAAGGCGGACGACCACTTAGCGGAGAAGTGTTAGTTTCTGGGGCTAAGAATAGTACTGTGGCGCTGATTCCTGCTGCTATTCTGGCAGATAGTCCTGTTGTCTTAGAGGCTGTTCCAACGATTGATGATGTTGATTCGCTGATTAGTATTTTAAGAGATTTTAATGTCAGTGCTGATTTCCAAGAGCACGTCCTACGTATTGACCCCAGCCAGATGGAAAATATCCCCATGCCCGAAGGAAAGATCCAAAGTTTGCGGGCTTCCTACTATTTTATGGGGGCCTTACTGGCTAAGTATGGTGAAGGCACCGTGGGGCTACCGGGTGGGTGTTCCCTCGGCCCCCGTCCTATTGACCTCCATATTAAAGGTTTTGAAGCCCTAGGCGCTAAAATTGAAAGTGAAAATGGGGCCATCCACTTTTCCACCCCTAATGGCTTAACTGGGGCCGATATCTATCTGGATGTCGTTAGTGTTGGAGCGACTATTAATATTATGTTGGCGGCTGTCAAGGCTAAGGGCCAAACGGTGATCGATAACGCTGCCCGGGAGCCTGAAATTATTGACGTGGCTACCCTCTTAAATAAAATGGGGGCTAACATTAAAGGGGTAGGGACCTCAACCATCCGGATTGAAGGGGTTGACCACTTACACGGGGTCAGCCATGCCATTATCCCAGACCGGATTGAAGCCGGGACCTATCTCACTGCCGCTGCCTTAGTTGGCCAAGGGGTTTATGTGAAGAACGTGATCTTTGAACATATTGAAGGTCTAGTGGCTAAGATGGGCGAAATGGGCGTCAAGATGGATGTCTATGAAGACAAGATCTATGTCCACCCCCAAGCCGATGATTTGGAGATGGTTAATATCAAAACCGCTGCCTATCCCGGCTTTGCCACGGACCTCCAGCAACCTATTACCCCACTCCTGATTACTGCCCATGGAAGTGGCGTGATCGAGGACACCATCTATCCTAAACGGGTCAACCATGTTCCTGAATTACAACGGATGGGAGCAGATATCCATGTGGTAGATGACACCATCCATATCAAGGGGCCTAAGTCCTTAACCGGTACCAAGGTCACCGCTTCTGACCTCAGAGCAGGGGCTTGTTTGATCAATGCCGGCTTGGCTGCTTCTGGACGGACCGACCTCTACGGGGCTGAGCATATCCTGCGGGGTTACGATAACATTTGTGAAAAATTACAGAAATTAGGAGCCAAGATCGACCTGGTTGATATCGACGACTAA
- the rpoE gene encoding DNA-directed RNA polymerase subunit delta — protein sequence MNLQRLDHQNKEELSLLEVAYEILAESNEVYDFNQLLAAVQEYLDLTDDQVAQRMVTFYTELNTDGSFISLGENRWGLRAWYPIDSINEAIVSSMDDEDIKEKHKTSRRKKVNVFDEGNEDMIDYNADDPEDVDAYEADFDDEDYDEEDYDDVDVDDDDEDSDENDELKDYQSDLDELGDDETEDDLEDGLEGDLTILDDEDLEDEEEDDHDF from the coding sequence GTGAACTTACAACGCCTAGACCACCAAAATAAGGAGGAGCTATCTTTATTAGAAGTGGCTTATGAAATTTTGGCTGAGAGTAATGAAGTTTATGATTTCAATCAATTATTAGCAGCTGTGCAAGAATATCTTGACTTGACCGATGACCAAGTGGCTCAACGCATGGTCACCTTCTATACCGAATTAAATACTGATGGAAGTTTCATTTCCTTGGGTGAAAACCGCTGGGGCTTACGGGCTTGGTACCCAATTGATTCCATTAACGAAGCCATTGTTTCTTCCATGGATGATGAAGATATCAAAGAAAAACATAAGACTTCCCGTCGTAAGAAAGTCAACGTCTTTGATGAAGGCAATGAGGACATGATCGACTACAATGCCGATGACCCAGAAGATGTTGATGCTTATGAAGCAGACTTTGATGATGAAGATTACGACGAAGAAGACTATGACGATGTCGACGTGGATGACGACGATGAAGATAGTGACGAAAATGACGAATTGAAAGATTATCAATCTGACTTGGATGAGTTAGGTGATGATGAAACCGAAGATGACTTAGAAGATGGTCTGGAAGGCGACTTAACCATTCTCGATGATGAGGACTTGGAAGACGAAGAGGAAGACGACCACGACTTCTAA
- a CDS encoding DUF1934 domain-containing protein, which translates to MSRMKETIHIRGVNHIQQAGEKQELIIDQKGTYFAHPHAFFIEYEEDFQGAKSRVRLKFDHKQGLTIKRSGHSVQATIPLELGKRQSFLYRIKGLPNLSLSSELDQIEVEEFEEGGRINCHYRIFEDLDQELGQYQLQLKYTYDVV; encoded by the coding sequence ATGAGTAGAATGAAGGAGACCATTCATATCCGTGGCGTCAACCACATCCAGCAGGCGGGGGAAAAGCAGGAATTGATCATCGACCAAAAAGGCACTTACTTTGCCCATCCCCACGCTTTCTTTATTGAATATGAAGAAGATTTTCAAGGAGCTAAGAGCCGGGTGCGGTTGAAGTTTGACCACAAGCAGGGCCTAACCATTAAGCGCTCAGGTCATTCTGTCCAGGCCACGATTCCCTTAGAACTGGGAAAAAGGCAGAGCTTTCTCTACCGGATCAAGGGTTTGCCTAACTTAAGTCTGTCCAGTGAACTGGACCAGATCGAGGTGGAAGAGTTTGAAGAAGGGGGCAGGATTAACTGCCACTACCGAATTTTTGAAGACTTGGACCAAGAATTGGGCCAATATCAATTGCAATTGAAATATACTTATGATGTAGTGTAA
- a CDS encoding lipoyl protein ligase domain-containing protein yields MLIKNYLHQGPRLRIARLNVHYAKETPLLPFAVDDYLLNGLNKEALPYDLILHTWTTDPTLILGMQDTRLPYLNQALEAVEEKTPYQAVVRPAGGLAVISEPGVVNYTLHLGPHSYPDKLSIDQAYQIKVQLLQDLLAPYQLQLTTGEVSDSYCPGKFDVSLAGKKIAGIAQRRIGGAIGIFTYLSLYGQQDYRGQVVKKFYQLGKQDQATKTKYPIINPDSMANLKASLPRLQSTDQVTEAFEEVISQDLGTYFEEIDLAALDQKILHDQVQRMIKRNQRLTEGR; encoded by the coding sequence ATGTTAATCAAGAATTATCTTCATCAGGGGCCAAGGCTAAGAATCGCCCGTCTCAATGTGCACTACGCCAAGGAGACGCCCTTACTCCCTTTTGCCGTTGACGACTACCTATTAAACGGCCTCAACAAGGAAGCCCTCCCCTACGATTTGATTTTACACACCTGGACCACCGACCCCACCCTCATTCTAGGCATGCAGGACACCCGCCTACCCTATCTGAATCAGGCATTGGAAGCCGTCGAAGAAAAAACCCCCTACCAAGCGGTGGTGCGACCGGCCGGGGGCTTGGCGGTCATTAGTGAACCTGGGGTAGTCAATTATACCCTCCACCTGGGTCCCCATAGTTATCCCGATAAGCTGAGTATTGACCAGGCCTACCAAATCAAGGTCCAACTCCTCCAGGACTTACTGGCCCCCTACCAACTGCAACTAACCACCGGAGAAGTGAGTGATTCCTACTGCCCGGGTAAATTTGATGTCAGCTTAGCAGGTAAAAAAATTGCCGGTATTGCCCAAAGACGGATTGGTGGAGCCATTGGAATCTTTACTTACCTCTCCCTTTACGGTCAACAAGATTACCGCGGCCAAGTGGTGAAAAAGTTCTACCAACTAGGTAAGCAAGACCAAGCCACAAAAACCAAGTACCCTATCATTAACCCCGACAGCATGGCCAACCTCAAGGCGAGCCTGCCCAGACTCCAAAGCACAGACCAAGTGACCGAGGCCTTTGAAGAAGTCATTAGCCAAGACTTAGGGACTTACTTTGAAGAGATCGACTTGGCGGCTTTAGATCAAAAGATTTTACATGACCAGGTCCAACGCATGATCAAACGTAACCAACGTTTAACTGAAGGAAGGTAG
- a CDS encoding HD domain-containing protein, which yields MSFEEANRRIREKVFRDPVHGYIHIQHQIFLDLINTKEFQRLRRVKQLGTTSFTFHGADHTRFAHCLGVYEIARRIVNQFQRNYPSQEPGDGLWDDQERLVVLCAAILHDIGHGAFSHTFEKLFGTDHEAVTRAIIMSPETEVNRILTTVSPDFPNKVAAVINHSYPNPQVVQLISSQCDADRMDYLLRDSYFTGAEYGAFDLKRILRVMRPYQGGIMFDYAGMHAVEDYIVSRYQMYMQVYFHPVSRAMEMILNRLLKRAKDLYQDNPKYFIKHSPLLVPFLKNEWDLTDYLHVDDGVMETYFQHWILTSDDPILVDLSKRFINRKPFKSVTFDSNAQAETAQDLQEKIGQMGYDINYYTAYNSNYDLPYDLYDPSKKNPRTQIELLEKDGTIIELSEASQLIRAFTGQELGDERLYFPNELYYGKNHDKISLFEPDLKAIHDMTKTGKLKALD from the coding sequence ATGTCATTTGAAGAAGCTAACCGCCGGATCCGGGAAAAAGTCTTCCGTGACCCGGTCCATGGTTATATCCATATCCAACACCAAATCTTTTTAGACCTTATTAATACCAAGGAATTCCAACGCCTGCGCCGGGTTAAACAATTAGGCACAACCAGCTTTACCTTCCATGGGGCGGACCACACCCGTTTTGCCCATTGCCTGGGGGTTTATGAAATTGCCCGCCGGATTGTCAACCAATTCCAACGCAATTATCCCAGTCAAGAGCCAGGCGACGGTTTGTGGGATGACCAAGAACGCCTAGTGGTTCTCTGTGCTGCTATCCTCCATGATATCGGCCACGGTGCCTTCTCCCACACCTTTGAAAAACTTTTTGGTACTGACCATGAAGCCGTCACCCGGGCTATCATCATGTCCCCTGAGACGGAGGTCAACCGAATCTTGACTACCGTTTCTCCTGATTTTCCCAATAAAGTAGCTGCCGTCATCAACCACAGCTACCCCAACCCCCAAGTGGTCCAACTGATTTCGAGCCAATGCGACGCCGACCGGATGGACTATCTCTTAAGAGACTCCTACTTTACCGGGGCTGAATATGGGGCCTTTGACCTCAAACGGATATTACGGGTCATGCGTCCTTACCAGGGAGGGATTATGTTTGACTATGCCGGCATGCATGCGGTGGAAGACTATATTGTCAGCCGCTATCAAATGTATATGCAGGTCTACTTCCACCCGGTTTCTCGGGCCATGGAAATGATCCTCAACCGCCTCTTAAAACGGGCTAAAGACCTCTACCAAGACAATCCCAAGTACTTTATCAAGCACTCGCCACTCTTGGTGCCCTTTTTGAAAAATGAGTGGGACCTCACCGACTACCTCCATGTCGATGATGGGGTGATGGAAACCTACTTCCAACACTGGATCTTAACCAGTGATGACCCGATTCTGGTGGACTTGTCCAAGCGTTTCATCAACCGTAAGCCCTTTAAGTCGGTCACCTTTGACTCCAATGCTCAAGCAGAAACTGCCCAAGATCTCCAAGAGAAGATTGGACAAATGGGCTACGATATTAACTACTATACTGCCTATAACAGTAACTATGACCTGCCCTATGACCTCTATGACCCCAGCAAAAAGAACCCCCGGACCCAGATTGAATTATTGGAAAAAGACGGGACTATTATAGAACTGTCGGAAGCCAGCCAGCTCATCCGGGCCTTTACCGGCCAAGAACTAGGTGATGAGCGCCTCTATTTCCCTAATGAACTCTACTACGGGAAGAACCATGACAAGATCAGCCTCTTTGAACCTGATTTAAAGGCTATCCATGACATGACCAAGACCGGTAAATTAAAAGCCCTAGATTAG
- a CDS encoding pyridoxal phosphate-dependent aminotransferase: MKINHRYLNTAPSIIREFAETFAQIDGLLPFTIGEPDLNAPETVKDAIKKALDENKTHYASAKGLGELVEAIVAYFKRTQDLDLKADNVIITNGVTEAVKIAMDVFINEGDKIIVPSPFFGLYEMTAAIAGAELVTLDTSQTDFKLTPKALERSLDANPETRLVLLNYPNNPIGNTYTKDEIRELAEVIKRYDVFVISDEIYSDMIYDQDHYSIYNEIPNQTIYLNGPSKSYAMTGLRIGFIHMPDGYVTQGLVSHQTMVTSVSTPDQHGAIAAYNECDDFVVEARDKFKSRRDLLLEELPKIGLEFVHPAGAFYIFIKAPESYHGDDKQFALDLAHQAKVGVIPGFAFGNAGKGYVRFSYASSYESIQEGLKRLKNFVDQLG; the protein is encoded by the coding sequence GTGAAAATAAATCATCGTTACTTAAATACAGCCCCCTCTATTATTCGCGAGTTTGCTGAAACTTTTGCCCAAATTGATGGTCTACTTCCCTTCACGATCGGGGAGCCTGATCTTAATGCCCCTGAAACGGTTAAAGACGCCATCAAAAAGGCTCTAGATGAAAATAAGACCCACTATGCATCGGCTAAGGGGCTTGGAGAATTGGTCGAGGCCATCGTTGCTTATTTTAAACGTACCCAAGATCTTGATTTAAAAGCTGATAATGTGATTATTACCAATGGGGTCACCGAAGCTGTAAAGATCGCTATGGATGTTTTCATTAATGAAGGCGATAAAATTATTGTTCCTTCTCCTTTCTTTGGCCTTTATGAAATGACAGCAGCGATTGCGGGGGCAGAATTGGTAACCTTAGATACCAGCCAAACCGACTTCAAGTTAACCCCTAAGGCCTTGGAACGAAGCTTGGACGCTAACCCAGAGACGCGTTTAGTCCTCCTAAACTACCCTAATAATCCGATTGGGAATACCTATACCAAGGATGAAATTCGTGAATTAGCCGAAGTGATTAAACGCTATGATGTCTTTGTCATTAGTGATGAAATTTATTCAGACATGATCTATGACCAAGACCATTATTCCATCTACAACGAAATCCCCAACCAAACCATCTATCTCAATGGTCCTTCCAAGAGTTACGCCATGACCGGACTTCGGATTGGTTTCATCCACATGCCTGATGGCTACGTGACCCAAGGCTTGGTTTCCCACCAAACCATGGTTACCAGCGTGTCTACCCCTGATCAACACGGGGCCATAGCTGCCTATAATGAGTGTGATGACTTCGTCGTGGAAGCCCGTGATAAATTTAAGAGTCGCCGCGACCTGCTCTTAGAAGAATTACCTAAGATTGGTTTAGAATTTGTTCACCCAGCTGGAGCCTTCTATATCTTTATCAAGGCACCAGAATCATATCATGGTGATGACAAACAATTTGCCCTTGACCTAGCCCACCAAGCCAAGGTCGGGGTGATACCAGGCTTTGCCTTCGGTAATGCCGGTAAAGGCTATGTCCGTTTCTCCTACGCCTCTTCTTACGAATCCATTCAAGAAGGATTGAAACGTTTAAAAAACTTTGTTGACCAATTAGGTTAA